One genomic region from Xiphophorus couchianus chromosome 21, X_couchianus-1.0, whole genome shotgun sequence encodes:
- the si:ch211-140b10.6 gene encoding protein POLR1D, with protein sequence MAEDNDLEKRAVEELLRETDRARLRAETMGPAGWLKCPLQGTNKRFLLNTLRSTDLQRRSDVSRTSRSSNTRGRMRSESPDRRRDRSRSPPADHRSNGGRTERKRSPSPPRRDGRTSQDKRLDRDKDQQRRHRDKRHDDGRNRDRSRRIQTS encoded by the exons ATGGCAGAAGATAACGATCTGGAAAA GCGCGCTGTAGAGGAGCTCCTCAGGGAGACTGACAGAGCCCGGCTGAGAGCAGAGACCATGGGCCCCGCAGGATG GTTGAAATGCCCCCTGCAGGGCACCAACAAGCGTTTTCTCCTCAACACGCTTCGCTCCACAGACCTGCAGCGCCGCTCCGACGTGTCCAGAACTAGTCGCTCCAGCAACACGAGAGGACGCATGAGGAGCGAGTCCCCGGACAGACGGCGTGACCGCAGCAGATCGCCGCCCGCAGATCACAGGAGTAACGGAGGGCGCACAGAACGCAAAcgctctccttctcctcctcgaAGGGACGGCCGCACAAGTCAAGATAAGAGGCTGGACAGAGATAAGGACCAGCAGCGCAGGCACAGAGACAAAAGGCATGACGATGGACGAAACAGAGACAGAAGCAGACGGATACAGACTTCATAA